CGTAGAGACGGTCGTTGCCTTCGTCGCCGTAGAGCGTGTCTGTGCCGCCGTCGCCATAGAGGTCGTCGTTGCCGATGCCGCCATAGGCGACGTCGCCGCCACCGCCGCTGCGAATCACGTCGTCGCCGTCGCCGCCATAGAGGTTGTCGTTGCCCTCGCCGCCCTCGACCGTGTCGCCGTCGGCGCCGCCATAGACGGCATCGTCGCCGCCGCCGCCATAGACGCCGTCGGCGCCGTCGCCGCCATAGATCTCGTCATCGCCGCCCCGGCCGGTGATCGTATCCTCGCCGGCAAGGCCGTAGACCAGGTCGCGACGGTTGTTGATGCCGCTCATACGGTTGTCGGCGTCGCTGCCGTTGATCCGGAAGCGGCCGTCGGACTCGGTTCCGCCGGTCGCGATGTCGGCCGGATCCATCAAGGCGGTCGGCAGATAGACGCCGTCCCGGTCGAGCCACGTCCCGTTGTAGACATAGCTCGTGTTGCTGGTCGGCATCGGCCAGTCATCGTCGAACACGGCGAGGAAGGTCTTGGTGTCGATCTCCGCCGTGGCCCGATCGCTGTAGAGCGTCGTGATCGGCGTGACCCGCGTGCCGTCCATCAGGGTCCAGAAGCCCTGATCGCGCAGAAGCGTCACGATGGTGTTGTAGTCGAGCTCGATGCGGTCGCGGGCGGCCGGCCAGCCGACCTCGCCGATGCTGTCGGACTTGGTGCCGCGCACGGTAAGCCCGCGATCGCCGTAAGCGCTGCCCCAGGTGACCAGAAGGCTCGAATCCGTCAGGTCGAGTTCGAGAGGCTGGTCAGTGAGATCGCTCTCCTCCAGGACATGGTCCGACTCGGGATTGAACAGCCTGCTGTAGTCGTATGTGACGCCGTTAAAATCGACGCCGATGAAGTAGTATTGATGGTCTTCCGTCAGAGGATCGCTGCCGGGCGGAAGCGGCTCAAAATCCTTGCGTAGGATCACGCCGTTGCGGAAGTCGTTGAACTCGACATCGCGCAGCGTGATGCTCTTGGTGTTCTTGCCGATGTCAGCACCGATCGTGGTGTTGTAGCGATCGGCGTCCCAGAATTCCATGTTCTCGAACAGATAATTGTTCGTATAGGTCGCTTTGACCCCCTCCGCGACCTCCCAGCCCTTGAAGCCGGACAAGAACGAGCGCTGGTCGTGAAACTGGGTGTAGAAGGCGCGGTGCACGAAAATGCCGCCCCAGGACGCCAGCGCCTCGTTGTCGGTGAACCCTTCGATCGCGGGCCGCTCGGACGGAATTGTCGGCCGCGTGTTGGCGATCTCGGGATGGGTCAGGTTGCTGCTCGTGGAGTCAATCATGTTGTCGCCACGATTGAACCACTCGTAGGCGAAGCCGCTCATGCCAGCGGCGACGTTGTCCTGGGCCACGACCTGGCGGCCGTTGAACCAGAAGCCATTGCCCTCGTAGCCGAGGTCGTGCGTCGCGACGTCGTATTTCTCGAAGCGGGTCGGGTCGCGCCCCTCGCCCTTGATCGCGATGTTGTGGGTCCACTCGCCGCGCTCGTTGCCGGTCTCGCTGGCGTAGTGCGCACCGAACACGTCGTAGGCCACGTTGTCGATGAAGTCGGCGTGGCTGTCGTGGCTGACCATGCCCCAGCCCGGCGAGCCCCATACGACGCTGCCCTCGATTGTCGCCGCGTCGTTGTCGGCGCCGGTCCGGTGCATGTGGACTGCGTACCGGCCGCGCGGGTTGTCGTGCTCGGTGCCGGGCACGAAGGGCGCGCTGACGCTGCCGTCCTCCCCTTCGACGATCCGGCGGTCGTCGAGCGGCTCGGACTTGTCGGTCCGGCCCATGCCGACAAAGGCGGCGTTCTCAATGTCGACATTGTTGGAGTGCATCGACATGAAGTGAGCACGGTGGTCGACCTCGGCCGAGTTCTGCGACTCCAGGGTGATGTTGCGGGTCATGTTGGCGGCGTAGGCCTTGAGCTCGGCCGCCGGCGTGTCGTGGTTGTAGCGCAACGGCTCTTCGAACCCGACCGTATTGCCGTCGATCGAGGTGATCGTCCGGACCTCGTCATAGGTGCCCTGATACTGGCCGCTGCGTTCGGGAATGTAGTCCGTGCCGGTCAGGACGATCGTGTCGCCGACCTGCCAGTTGCTGGGCGCCGAGGCGAGCGTGATGCTGGTGTCGCCGGCCATGGGATCGGCGCCGGCCCGGAGGAAGCTGGTCTTGTCCTCGCCGTGGAACTCCAGGTCGCCCAGGTTGATCAGGCCGCGGCTGAGCTGGCGGACGTCCCAGTCCAGGTCGTTGACCGAGCCGTTGTCGGCGAAGACGATGTTCGCGGTGTGACCGCTCTGGATCGGGTCGTCGGCCGTGCCGATCTCGAGCACGGCGCCCGGCTGCACGACCATGGTGTCGACCACGAGCTTGGTGTCGGTGTCGGTCGTGAAGTCGAGCTTGCCGTCGACCCGGATCTTGTTGATCGAGGAATCCGAGGTGCCGTTGTAGCCGACGGTGATGCCTTCGGGAATGTGCACGACCGAGCCGGGGTCCGGCACCTGCCCGCCTTGCCAGGTGGCAGGGTCGAACCAGGCGCCGTTCTGCACCGCCACATGGGTCGCTTCCTCGGGCCGGACCAGGTCGAGCGCCGCCTGGTGTTCCGCCTCCATCTGCGGGTCGCGGAACTCGTGATCGTCCTCGTCCATGGCACCGGCCCCTTCGTGGAACGGCGGGCCCCTGGCGTGGACCGCGTCGGGTCAGGTCAAGCCGAGGCCGCAATTCCTCTTAAAAAATGAACAATTTTCTTTAAGAACTATTTCTAGTAGAAGACTGTGTCAATTCAGTGGCGAACATTTCTAGGGATAAGACACCTCAAAGGAGACCGTCAGCCATCGCGCAGGACACGCGGGCCAGAACCCTCGTCGGCTCTTGTGACGAAAACAGACGGAAGCTAGTGGACTCAGCCGCTCCGGCCGGTGAGCTCGTTGACCTTCGAGACGAGGTCGGCCATCCGGAACGGCTTGCCGAAGATCGCGACGAAGAGGTGCGCCTCGGCTTGAGCGGCGCCGACATGGGCGCCGCTGCACAGGATGATCGGTATCGAGCGGGTCTGCGGACGCCCCTTGAGCGCCCTTGCCAGCTCGAGCCCTGTCATCACAGGCATCATCAGGTCCGTGATGACCAGCGACGGCAGGCTCTTCTCGACGCAATCCAGCGCGGCCTGCCCGTCGCGTGCCAACTCGACGGCGAAGCCCTCGTCCTCGAGCGCATCGGCGAGGACGGTCTGAATCAAGAACTCGTCGTCGACCACGAGAACCGTCGTCATATCCTTTCCGACGTTCTGCTCGACACCGGCCTCACCCGAGACGCGCGGCGTATCCAAGCGCGCAACGTCCCTCCAACGTCTCAGTTCCGGACCAAGGTGATGCCCTGAACGCCCATGGTGAGCTCGTAGGATCGCATGTCGTAGGGGCTGTCCCGCAGCTTCAGGATGGAGAGTTCGCGTTTCAGGTCCGAGTCCCGCTCGACGAACCGCAACAGCACCAAATTCTCCACGATGCTGGAGACTTCCGGCGACGGCGCGGTCACGTCCGTGCCGAACAGCTGCCGCAACTCCCATGTCGCCAGCGTCGTAACGCCGAGCGCCCGCAGTTCGTTGCCGAGCGCGGTGAAGAATTCGACCATGCGGTCGCGATCGACCGCCGCCCGCTCGAAGCCGCCCAGCCCATCGACCAGGAGGCGCTTGACGCCGCGCCGGCGCACGGCGTCGAGCAGACGGTGGCCGAGCGCGTCCAGCAGGTTCTCGGTGGGCGGCTGCCAGAGGACCTCCAGGGCGCCCGTCTTCCGCGGCGTGTCCAGATCCAGGCCGAACGCACGCGCCTTGGCGCTCAGGCGTTCCGGCGTCTCGTAGAAACCGAAGTGAAGAGCCGGCTCCCGCGTGCTCGCCTTCGCCAAAAAATGCAGTCCGAGCGTCGTCTTGCCGCTGCCCGAGGGACCGATCAGCAGAGTGAAGGACGATGAGGTGACGCCCCCGCCCAGGAGGGCGTCGAACTCGATCACGCCGGACGATAGACGGGCCATGAGGGGAACGTCGACCGCCGACGGCTGTGCGAACGCGGCTTCGAGCCGGGGATAGACGACGATGCCGTCCTGCGTGATCTCGAACATGTGAACGCCGCGCAGCGCGCCGCTGCCACGCGACTTGGTCACCTCGAGACGACGGATCGAGCGCGAACCGGCGAGACGATCGTCCAGGTCGATCACGCCGTCGACCATGGTGTGCTCCGGGCTGGACGGCTCCAGCCGCCCGCTGGTCAGCAAAAGGCACGTGCAATCGGCCAGGGCCGCGTAACCCTGCAGCTCGGCGACGAAGGTCTTCATGTCGAGCCCCGAAGGCGACTGCTCGCTGACATGAAGCAGGCCGTCGAGAATCAGCAGGCTCGAACGCGTCTTCTCGATTTCGCGACGCAAGAGCGTGATGACGGCCGCGAGGCCGCCGTCCTGCATGGTCAGAAACGCGCTGACATAGTCGATGCCGCTGCCCACCCGCTCCGCATCGAAGAAGCTCAGCGTAGACAGGTTCAGGAACAGGCGGTCGTGCGCTTCGGACAGAAGGGTGACGTAGAGGACGTGATGGCCGGCCGTCGCGTGCCGGAACGCGATCTGGTTCGCCAGGATCGTCTTGCCCGAGCCGGGCCGCCCCTGCACGATGTAGGAACTGCCCGCCACGAGCCCGCCGCCCAGGATCCGGTCGAGGCCGGGAATGCCTGTCTCAAGCCGCTTGAGGCTGCTGGGCAAATCACGTGCTCCATCACCATGATCGTCGTCCGCCTTGTGGAGGACGGAGCATCGCTTGGCAATGGGCGGGAGCTCAGGGACCGCCGGGCGGCAGGGATGCGAGGAGCAGCAGCGTGGCCATCATGGCCGCCGCCGCGCGGACATGGTTCCACCGGGTCCAGCGGCGCAGGTAGTCCCGCCAATGGGCCGTGCTCGCGGACGCCTTGGGATCGATCCCGTCCAACGCCGTGTTCATCGGCACGTTCACGAGCATGGTCACGACGAACACGCCGATGACATAGACCGCACCTCCCGCCGCGAGGAGCATGGTCCCCATCCCGTCCCACAGCCAGACCGCCGCCAGGGCGAGGACGAGGTCGAGCAGGGCGGTGCCGAAATAGACGACGAGGAAGATCGGGTTGAGGATGGCGCGGTTGATCGCCTGCATGGCGGCGATGCCCTCCGGCGCCGGCAGGCGGCCCAGCGCGGTCATCACGGAGACGGAGAAGGCGAAGAAGAGGCCGCCCATGAGGCCGGAGGCAAGGATGGCGAGCCAGATCGCACTGACAGGTAGGGTCGTCATCGACACAGGTTCTCCCCTCGCAAGCATCACGGGCGGCGGACGGATCAGCTCAGCAGGGTGTCGTCCCCGCCGTTCATTCGGCCGAGAACGGCCTCGAGCACAAGCGCAAGGTCGTCGCTGGCGATCGACTCGATCTGCTCGGCGAGCGAGGTGTAGGGCGTGAGACCAGGCCGGTCCTCGGGATCGCCGTGCTCGTAGGAGCCGATGTCGACGGCGCCGCCGCCCTCGACCGCATCATAGGCGCGCGGCAGGCCGCGCTGGTCGAAGACGAGGCGGTCGCCGTCCGTGTCCAGCGCGTCGGCATCGACCGCAGCGTCGATCGCCGGCCCATCCTTGGCGAGCGCGACCGTCTCGGTCCGCCCGCCATTGTCCGCGAGCACCCCGCCGGCAATGGCGTCCTGACCGATCGCCTCGGTGCGGGCGAACACCGTCGCCGGGTCGACGCCGACCCGGTCGTCCGGGGAAGCGCCGTTGACGACCTCCTGGCCGAACAGGTTGCCGCCGTTGCTTTCGGTCAGGCCGCCCAGCACGTCGCTGGTGTCGGGGCCGCCGACCAAGCTGTTGTCGACGGCATTGCCGGCGACGATGCTGTTCTCGACGATCATGTCGCCGATGCCGTTGATCGCGAGGCCGGCGCCGGCGCCGTCGGCGACGGCGTTGCCGGTCACCGTCGTGTTGGTCAGCTTCATGTCCACGGCGCGGCCGGGGATCGTTCCGCCCGAGGCGACGGCGCCGCCGAAGGCGTTCAAGCCGGTGGTGACGTTCTCCGCCAGCGTGCTGTTGGCGATGTCGATGTCGAGCGACACGATGGCGAGCCCGCCGCCGTCGGAATCGTCGCCCGTGGTAACGTTGTGGCCGACCGTGCTGTCGTCGATCGTCATGGTGCCGAACTCGGCCGCGATGCCGGCGCCGTCCGCGTTCACGCCCGTGGTGAGGTTGTCGTTGATCGCGCTGCGGGTGATGGTGCTGTCGGTGCGCAGCGCGGTCAGGCCGGCGCCGACGCCGAAATAGCCGCTCGTGCTGTTCTCGCTGATCGAGCTGCGGTCGATGTCCAACTCGCCCAGCACGATGGTCAGGCCGCCGCCATAGCCGTAGTCGCCACTCGTGCTGTTGCCGCTGATCGTGCTGCGGTCGATCTCGAGGCCGGTGCGGTAGGCGTAGATGCCGCCGCCTTGCGCCAAGGGCGTGTTCGCGCTGCTGCCCGATTCCGAATCGCCCGTCGTCGCGTTGCCGATGATGGCGCTGTTTCGGATCGAGAGGTCGGCATAGGCGGCGTTGATGCCGCCGCCGTTCGCGGCGCTGTCCTCGGTCCGCCCGCCGGTGATGACGAGGCCGTTCAGGGCGACCTCGGCATCCGCGGCCCGATGGCCGGCGATGTCGAGCACCCGGCTGCCGCCGTCGGCGTCGATCGTGATGTCGGCCTTGCCGTCGCGGTCGAGGTCGCCGTCGACCGTCAGCGCGCCCTTCAACCGGTCGATTTCGAGCTGCCCCTGGGTGAGGACGAGACGCTCGCCCTTCAACGCTTCATCGAAGGTGATCTCGGCGTCGCGCCCGTCGGACTGGGCGAGAATGAGCGCCTCGCGCAGCGAGGTCGCGCCGTCCTTGGAATCGACGACATCGGCGGCGGTGTCGACGACGATCGGTGTCATAGCCATGTCTCCTTTTGGGCAAGCGGGCCCCTTCGGCCGCGGATGCTCCGCCGCCGCCGGGCCCAAGACACACCTCTCCCGGCCAGCCGTCGCGAGACGGACGTCGGGTTCGGCGATGGGTGCGAGGAATGGCCGGCGCGCGGGCTCTTACGGCGGCTGGCCGGCCTCGGCGACGATGCGGAAAGCCGACGAGCCGGCGGGATCGCGCCAGAAGGTCAGGCCTGCGTATTTGTCGAACAGGTCGGGCGGCAGGATGGTCGGACGCGCCGCGAAGCGGACCTTGCGCCGGACCGTGTGCAACCCGGGCGTGCCGAGATGGCGGTCGAACTCGGGCTCGGCGTAGTCGACATTGTCGAAGTCGTGGGCGAAGCGCGGCTGCCCGAGAAAGTCGTAGACGAGCGCCAGGGTCTCGTCCGGGCGCCGGCACAAGGTGTCGTACTCGATGAGGAGGAGCCTATCCGAGCGCTCGCCGTAATAGGCTTCCTTCAGGGCCGACCACGCGAAGCCGACGAGCCGCTCGCGATGGGCCAACGCCTCGACCCGGCTGTAGACGGTCGCGCGCTCGGCCGCGCTGGCGAACAGGCTGGACGGCTCGAACGCGTTGCGCCGGACCAGGCGCTCGAGACTGTCGAGGACCCAGGAGACGTTGCGCACGCAGCAAAGCAGCTTCGCATCGGGGAACAGGTCCAAAAGCGCGGGCATGCGCGCCGTCCAGACGCGGTTGGTGTCGAAGATCACCGAGCGCCCGGCCTGATCGCGGTAGTAGGCCTCGAACAGCCCGCGCAGGAGGTCGCGCTTCTGCCTGAGGCTGAGGAAGAGCGCGGTCTCGTTCTGCGGGCTCATCGCGTTCAGGAGACTGCCGAACAACGTTCCGAGCGGGCCGGTCATGGCCGCATGAAAGCTCGGGTTCTGCCGGAGTATCCCGGCCAACAGCGTCGAGCCGGAGCGCGGCAGGCCGGAGATGAAGTGAACGGGCGGCAGGCCGGACGTCATGCGGTCCCCGCGGCCATCCGGTGGTAGTCGTCGTTCGCCCGGGCGCGGCTGGTGATCAGGCTGGCCAGGAGGAGAACGCAGGCGGCCATGGCGGCGAGCGTCCGGACGTGGTTCCAGCCCGTCCAATCGACGATGTAGCCGGTCATGAGGGCCGCCTGTTCCGGCACGGTCGGATCGAGCGCAGCCAGCTCGTTGTTGAGCGGCACGTTGAAGGCCACGGTCGTCGCGAACGCGCCGGCGAGGTAGACGACGGCCGCGCCGGTCCCGAGGAAGGAGCGTCCCCTGCCCCAGACCGACAAGGCCAGGGTCGCCGCGCACAGGAGCACGGCGCCGAAGAACGCGATGCCGAAGAAAGGCGTGCGCACGGCCGCGTTGATCGCCTGCATGGCGGCCATCGCGCGGTCGGGCGGCATGGTCTCGAGCGCGGGCATGACCACGATCGAGAACGCGAAGAAGAAGCCGGCCATCAGCCCAGACCAGAGCGTGGCGAGGGCGCGGACGGCGTACGCCAGGGTCATGAGGCCACCTTCGCCCGCGAGAGGCGCGGCAGCAGCGGGCCGCCCGCCAGCCAGGGCATGAAGCAGCGGGTGACGAACGGCACCACCAGCCAAGTCATGATCGGCACCATGATGAGCGAGAGCGCCAGGGTCCGCAGAAAATGCGGCAGGTCCACGATCAGGGGCCACATCAGCCAGAGCAGGATGGTGATGGTCGGATACACGCTGACCAGCATGACGAGCGCCATCTTGTGGCGCGGCGGCGGGCCGGCGCGGCCGGAACGGGGCGCCACCGGCTCGGGGAGGATCGCCGCCTGGGTGTCGGAACGGTCCAGAACCTCCTGGACGAGCGAACGGACGCGATCGGCCTGCTCAGGCGCAGGACACGTGACGACAAGCCTCGTGACCGGCGAACCGGCGGGTACGGACGGCGAGGTCATGGGCGGTGATCCGATCTGGAGGGGTGATGGCTAGGACGGGTTGAGCGCGTCCGGCGCCTCGCGCGCGAGCGCGCCGCTGCGCAGCCGGTCGGCGCCGGCGAACAGGCGGGGATGGGCGGCGCGCATCCCCGCGACGATCGTCTCGTAGGGCAGGTCGTCGAACGCGCCGTGCTCGCGCACGAACTCCATGTAGCGCTTGCCGACGTCGTCATAGGGATGGTGCAGGCTGTCGCCGGTCCCGTCGAAGTCGAGCGGTGCCATGCCGTAGAGCTGGCACAGGCGCCGATTGAAGACGGGCGTCACCTTGAGCCACGTGCCGCCCAGTCGCACGGCGACCAGGCAGTGGTAGTGGAACACGTCGCCGCCGATGAAGTCCTTCAACCGCGGCGACGCGAGATGGTTGCGGACGTCGGTCAGGACGAGGCGGCTCGGTATGCCGACGGCGCGCACGGCGGCGGCGTAGACGATCGACTTGTGGATGCACAGGCCCGAGCGCGCCGCGATCACGCTGCTCGCGCGCATGCCGCCGCGCGACAGGTCCGCGTCGTAGATCTCGTAGCGCAGATCGTCGCGCACGGCGTAGTAGAGGGCGACCGCGCGCTCGCGCTCGTCCCGCGCGTCGGCCGTCGCGCGCGCAACGAACGCGCGCACCGACGGCTCTTGGTAATCGAGAAAATCGGTGGCCGCGAGGAGCGGGTCGGATTCGATCATGGCAATGGTCTTTCCGCAGCTTCGCGCAGCGCGCGCGGCAGGTGGGCGGTGACGCTCGTCCCCTCGCCCACCGTGCTGTCGATCTCCAGGATGCCGTCATGGCTGGTGACGATGCGTTTGCAGAGGTAGAGGCCGAGCCCGTAGCCGCCCGACATCCGCTGGCGCGACTCGTCCTGGCGCCAGAAGGGCTCCGTCATCATCGGGATCTGGTCGGCCGGGATGCCGACGCCGCGGTCGCTGACCCGAAGGAGCAGCGTTCCGGGCGACGCCGCGTCCTCGCTGAGCGTGATCGTGATCGGCTGCTTGCGGCCGTAGCGCAACGCGTTGGTGACGAGGTTCGTGACCAGGAGCTGGATCAGGAAGGCGTCGGCGAAGGCGAGCTTGCCGCGCAGCCGGTCCTTGACCGCGATCTCGCGCCGGCGCTCGCCGATGCTGCACAGGACGTTGCGCACGACATCGCCCAGGACGAACGCCGTGCGGTTGACCTTGCCCTCGTTGGTCTGAAGCCGCTCGGATTCGAGGATCACGTTGAGCAGGTCCTCGAGCGTCTGGATGTCGCCGGCAATGTCGGCGCGGACATCGGCGTCGGCGATAAGGTCCTTGCGCACCTTGAGCCTGGCCAGCGGCGTGCGCAGCTCGTGCGGTATCGCCAGCAGCATGTTGCGGCGCGCCGTCGCGACGTGGTCGATGCGTTGCAGCATGCCGTTGAAATGCTGCGCGAGATCGCGGAACTCGCCATAGGTGCGCTCGATCGGCACGCGGTACGACAGGTTGTTGTCGTCGACGTTGCGCGTCACGCTCTTGAAGACGGAGAACGGCGACGTCAGCCAGCGTATGGTCAGGTAGTTCAGCGCGGTCACGAGGACGATCGTCACCACCACGACCGCGATCAGCACGCGCGCCTGCGCCGACAGCATGCGGCCGAACCGCGGCAGGACGATCAGGTAGCCGTCATGGATCGTGGCCGCGATGTAGTGGTCGCCGTACATGGCGGTCGCGACGCCGTCCGGGTCGTCGGCGATCGCCTGTATGAAGTCCTCGACCGGCAGGTCGCTGCGCCGCGGCAGCTGATCGAGCGGGTACACCTCGAAGCGGTTGCCGTCGATCTCCTCCCTGCGCAGCTCCTCCGGGCTCATCGAACTGGCGACGTGGTCGAAAAGGGTCTTCGACAGGTAGCGGCGGGGATGCTCGTCGGCCACGCGCTGAAGACAGGCGACCGACACGACCGCGACGATCAGCGACGACACCGTCGTGTTCACCAGCAGGCAGGTGAAGACCGACACGTGGGCGAACGGACGCGGCATCGCGAAGGCGCTCATCCCGATGCCTCCTCGAGCCGCGGCGCGGCGCCGACCCGCTGCCCGATCAGGCTGTAGCCGCGGCCGCGGATGGTGCGGATGAAGTCGGCGCGGCTGTCGACGCTGCGCATCTTGGTGCGCAGGCGATAGACCAGGGCGTCGATGCTGCGCACGGACAAGGGGCTGATGACCTGCAGGCTCTCGATCAGATCGTCGCGCGTGAAGACCTGGCCTGCCTGGGCCGCGAGGAAGACCAGCAGCTCGTATTCCATCGAGGTGAGCGGGAGGGTCTGGCCCTCGACCTGGACACGGGCGTTCGCGATGTCGATGGCCAGCGACGCGTCGTCGAGGCGGAAGCAGGTGAGGTCGCCATTGCCCGCGTCCGCGTCCTCGCTCGGCCGGTCGCGGAACCGGCGGCCGACGGCATGGATGCGCGCCACCAGCTCCCGCGGCTCGAACGGCTTCGTGATGTAGTCGTCGGCGCCGGTCTCGAGGCCCACCACCAGATCGGTGAGGTCCGAGCGGGCGGTCAGCATGATGATCGGTATGTGCTGGTAGGGAGACGGCGTCGAGCGGATACGCCGACAGATCTCGAAGCCGTTGATCTCGGGCAGCATGAC
Above is a genomic segment from Geminicoccaceae bacterium SCSIO 64248 containing:
- a CDS encoding G8 domain-containing protein — protein: MDEDDHEFRDPQMEAEHQAALDLVRPEEATHVAVQNGAWFDPATWQGGQVPDPGSVVHIPEGITVGYNGTSDSSINKIRVDGKLDFTTDTDTKLVVDTMVVQPGAVLEIGTADDPIQSGHTANIVFADNGSVNDLDWDVRQLSRGLINLGDLEFHGEDKTSFLRAGADPMAGDTSITLASAPSNWQVGDTIVLTGTDYIPERSGQYQGTYDEVRTITSIDGNTVGFEEPLRYNHDTPAAELKAYAANMTRNITLESQNSAEVDHRAHFMSMHSNNVDIENAAFVGMGRTDKSEPLDDRRIVEGEDGSVSAPFVPGTEHDNPRGRYAVHMHRTGADNDAATIEGSVVWGSPGWGMVSHDSHADFIDNVAYDVFGAHYASETGNERGEWTHNIAIKGEGRDPTRFEKYDVATHDLGYEGNGFWFNGRQVVAQDNVAAGMSGFAYEWFNRGDNMIDSTSSNLTHPEIANTRPTIPSERPAIEGFTDNEALASWGGIFVHRAFYTQFHDQRSFLSGFKGWEVAEGVKATYTNNYLFENMEFWDADRYNTTIGADIGKNTKSITLRDVEFNDFRNGVILRKDFEPLPPGSDPLTEDHQYYFIGVDFNGVTYDYSRLFNPESDHVLEESDLTDQPLELDLTDSSLLVTWGSAYGDRGLTVRGTKSDSIGEVGWPAARDRIELDYNTIVTLLRDQGFWTLMDGTRVTPITTLYSDRATAEIDTKTFLAVFDDDWPMPTSNTSYVYNGTWLDRDGVYLPTALMDPADIATGGTESDGRFRINGSDADNRMSGINNRRDLVYGLAGEDTITGRGGDDEIYGGDGADGVYGGGGDDAVYGGADGDTVEGGEGNDNLYGGDGDDVIRSGGGGDVAYGGIGNDDLYGDGGTDTLYGDEGNDRLYGSSGNDTLFAGAGDDRVSAWTGNDIVYAGTGVDTVYGEDGDDRLYGHGGDDVIRGGNGDDWIDGGADADTIYGEDGIDTVYGGDGNDLIYAGADDDRVEGGAGDDDIYGETGNDTLIGDAGDDRLYGSSGNDDLTGGDGADRLGGWTGNDVLYGGGDGDSLYGEDGNDDLFGGDGDDTLRGGDGEDRLAGGPGVDQLYGDLGDDVFVAKEPDGAGPDQIRDFRTGDRIDFSDVLPDFDADTELLSDYVSKRQSGSTITFSLDADGSGSGTSEPVIQALAPAGGQLSGNGIDALHDQGILIA
- a CDS encoding response regulator: MTTVLVVDDEFLIQTVLADALEDEGFAVELARDGQAALDCVEKSLPSLVITDLMMPVMTGLELARALKGRPQTRSIPIILCSGAHVGAAQAEAHLFVAIFGKPFRMADLVSKVNELTGRSG
- a CDS encoding ATPase domain-containing protein — translated: MPSSLKRLETGIPGLDRILGGGLVAGSSYIVQGRPGSGKTILANQIAFRHATAGHHVLYVTLLSEAHDRLFLNLSTLSFFDAERVGSGIDYVSAFLTMQDGGLAAVITLLRREIEKTRSSLLILDGLLHVSEQSPSGLDMKTFVAELQGYAALADCTCLLLTSGRLEPSSPEHTMVDGVIDLDDRLAGSRSIRRLEVTKSRGSGALRGVHMFEITQDGIVVYPRLEAAFAQPSAVDVPLMARLSSGVIEFDALLGGGVTSSSFTLLIGPSGSGKTTLGLHFLAKASTREPALHFGFYETPERLSAKARAFGLDLDTPRKTGALEVLWQPPTENLLDALGHRLLDAVRRRGVKRLLVDGLGGFERAAVDRDRMVEFFTALGNELRALGVTTLATWELRQLFGTDVTAPSPEVSSIVENLVLLRFVERDSDLKRELSILKLRDSPYDMRSYELTMGVQGITLVRN
- a CDS encoding DUF1772 domain-containing protein, with translation MTTLPVSAIWLAILASGLMGGLFFAFSVSVMTALGRLPAPEGIAAMQAINRAILNPIFLVVYFGTALLDLVLALAAVWLWDGMGTMLLAAGGAVYVIGVFVVTMLVNVPMNTALDGIDPKASASTAHWRDYLRRWTRWNHVRAAAAMMATLLLLASLPPGGP
- a CDS encoding right-handed parallel beta-helix repeat-containing protein, which produces MTPIVVDTAADVVDSKDGATSLREALILAQSDGRDAEITFDEALKGERLVLTQGQLEIDRLKGALTVDGDLDRDGKADITIDADGGSRVLDIAGHRAADAEVALNGLVITGGRTEDSAANGGGINAAYADLSIRNSAIIGNATTGDSESGSSANTPLAQGGGIYAYRTGLEIDRSTISGNSTSGDYGYGGGLTIVLGELDIDRSSISENSTSGYFGVGAGLTALRTDSTITRSAINDNLTTGVNADGAGIAAEFGTMTIDDSTVGHNVTTGDDSDGGGLAIVSLDIDIANSTLAENVTTGLNAFGGAVASGGTIPGRAVDMKLTNTTVTGNAVADGAGAGLAINGIGDMIVENSIVAGNAVDNSLVGGPDTSDVLGGLTESNGGNLFGQEVVNGASPDDRVGVDPATVFARTEAIGQDAIAGGVLADNGGRTETVALAKDGPAIDAAVDADALDTDGDRLVFDQRGLPRAYDAVEGGGAVDIGSYEHGDPEDRPGLTPYTSLAEQIESIASDDLALVLEAVLGRMNGGDDTLLS
- a CDS encoding sulfotransferase, whose protein sequence is MTSGLPPVHFISGLPRSGSTLLAGILRQNPSFHAAMTGPLGTLFGSLLNAMSPQNETALFLSLRQKRDLLRGLFEAYYRDQAGRSVIFDTNRVWTARMPALLDLFPDAKLLCCVRNVSWVLDSLERLVRRNAFEPSSLFASAAERATVYSRVEALAHRERLVGFAWSALKEAYYGERSDRLLLIEYDTLCRRPDETLALVYDFLGQPRFAHDFDNVDYAEPEFDRHLGTPGLHTVRRKVRFAARPTILPPDLFDKYAGLTFWRDPAGSSAFRIVAEAGQPP
- a CDS encoding DUF1772 domain-containing protein, producing the protein MTLAYAVRALATLWSGLMAGFFFAFSIVVMPALETMPPDRAMAAMQAINAAVRTPFFGIAFFGAVLLCAATLALSVWGRGRSFLGTGAAVVYLAGAFATTVAFNVPLNNELAALDPTVPEQAALMTGYIVDWTGWNHVRTLAAMAACVLLLASLITSRARANDDYHRMAAGTA
- a CDS encoding transglutaminase-like domain-containing protein — protein: MIESDPLLAATDFLDYQEPSVRAFVARATADARDERERAVALYYAVRDDLRYEIYDADLSRGGMRASSVIAARSGLCIHKSIVYAAAVRAVGIPSRLVLTDVRNHLASPRLKDFIGGDVFHYHCLVAVRLGGTWLKVTPVFNRRLCQLYGMAPLDFDGTGDSLHHPYDDVGKRYMEFVREHGAFDDLPYETIVAGMRAAHPRLFAGADRLRSGALAREAPDALNPS
- a CDS encoding HAMP domain-containing sensor histidine kinase; translated protein: MSAFAMPRPFAHVSVFTCLLVNTTVSSLIVAVVSVACLQRVADEHPRRYLSKTLFDHVASSMSPEELRREEIDGNRFEVYPLDQLPRRSDLPVEDFIQAIADDPDGVATAMYGDHYIAATIHDGYLIVLPRFGRMLSAQARVLIAVVVVTIVLVTALNYLTIRWLTSPFSVFKSVTRNVDDNNLSYRVPIERTYGEFRDLAQHFNGMLQRIDHVATARRNMLLAIPHELRTPLARLKVRKDLIADADVRADIAGDIQTLEDLLNVILESERLQTNEGKVNRTAFVLGDVVRNVLCSIGERRREIAVKDRLRGKLAFADAFLIQLLVTNLVTNALRYGRKQPITITLSEDAASPGTLLLRVSDRGVGIPADQIPMMTEPFWRQDESRQRMSGGYGLGLYLCKRIVTSHDGILEIDSTVGEGTSVTAHLPRALREAAERPLP
- a CDS encoding response regulator transcription factor → MRVLVIDDDSGLAQAMRTVLKTYSVRLSAAETPEQGLHMLATRDFDLLLLDVMLPEINGFEICRRIRSTPSPYQHIPIIMLTARSDLTDLVVGLETGADDYITKPFEPRELVARIHAVGRRFRDRPSEDADAGNGDLTCFRLDDASLAIDIANARVQVEGQTLPLTSMEYELLVFLAAQAGQVFTRDDLIESLQVISPLSVRSIDALVYRLRTKMRSVDSRADFIRTIRGRGYSLIGQRVGAAPRLEEASG